One Glycine max cultivar Williams 82 chromosome 6, Glycine_max_v4.0, whole genome shotgun sequence DNA segment encodes these proteins:
- the LOC100792389 gene encoding amino acid permease 3: MVEKDGVGSKYLQQTLNVSIDMHQHGISKCFDDDGRPKRTGTVWTSSAHIITAVIGSGVLSLAWAIAQLGWIAGPIVMVIFSAITYYTSTLLADCYRTGDPVTGKRNYTYMDAIQSNFGGNGFKVKLCGLVQYVNLFGVAIGYTIAASTSMMAIERSNCFHKSGGKDPCHINSNMYMISFGIVEILFSQIPGFDQLWWLSIVAAVMSFTYSTIGLGLGIGKVIENGGVGGSLTGITIGTVTQTDKVWRTMQALGDIAFAYSYSLILIEIQDTVKSPPSESKTMKKASFISVAVTSIFYMLCGCFGYAAFGDASPGNLLTGFGFYNPYWLLDIANAAIVIHLVGSYQVYCQPLFAFVEKHAAQMFPDSDFLNKEIEIPIPGFHPYRLNLFRLVWRTIYVMLSTVISMLLPFFNDIGGLLGAFGFWPLTVYFPVEMYIIQKRIPKWSTKWICLQILSMTCLLMTIGAAAGSIAGIAIDLRTYKPFKTNY, translated from the exons ATGGTTGAGAAGGATGGCGTTGGCAGCAAGTATCTTCAACAAACACTTAACGTCTCCATCGACATGCATCAACACGGAATCTCTAAGTGTTTCGACGACGATGGTCGCCCGAAAAGAACCG GGACGGTGTGGACTTCAAGTGCACACATAATAACTGCAGTGATTGGGTCTGGGGTGCTATCTCTGGCTTGGGCTATAGCTCAGCTTGGATGGATTGCTGGTCCTATTGTCATGGTTATCTTTTCTGCCATCACTTACTACACTTCCACTCTTCTCGCTGATTGTTACCGCACCGGTGATCCTGTAACTGGCAAGAGAAACTACACTTACATGGACGCTATTCAGTCTAACTTTG GTGGAAATGGCTTTAAGGTCAAGCTGTGCGGGCTAGTTCAGTATGTTAACCTTTTCGGAGTGGCCATTGGTTACACTATAGCGGCTTCCACTAGCATGAT GGCAATTGAAAGATCTAATTGTTTCCACAAGAGTGGAGGGAAAGATCCGTGCCACATTAACAGCAACATGTACATGATTTCATTTGGTATAGTGGAAATTCTTTTCTCACAAATTCCGGGCTTCGATCAACTGTGGTGGCTCTCCATTGTAGCTGCTGTCATGTCCTTCACATACTCCACTATTGGGCTAGGCCTTGGTATTGGGAAAGTTATTG AAAATGGAGGAGTTGGAGGAAGCCTAACCgggataacaattggtaccgtGACCCAAACTGATAAAGTTTGGAGAACCATGCAAGCTCTTGGTGACATAGCCTTTGCTTATTCATACTCCCTCATCCTTATAGAAATTcag GACACAGTGAAATCCCCTCCATCAGAGTCAAAAACAATGAAGAAGGCTAGTTTCATCAGTGTTGCAGTAACTAGCATTTTCTACATGCTTTGTGGTTGCTTTGGTTATGCTGCTTTTGGAGATGCAAGCCCTGGAAACCTTCTCACTGGTTTTGGCTTCTACAACCCATACTGGCTCCTTGACATAGCTAATGCTGCCATAGTGATCCACCTTGTTGGTTCATACCAAGTTTACTGCCAGCCCCTCTTCGCCTTCGTCGAGAAACACGCGGCGCAAATGTTCCCAGATAGTGATTTTCTGaacaaagaaattgaaattccaatcCCTGGTTTCCATCCCTACAGGCTCAACCTCTTCAGGTTGGTTTGGAGGACAATATATGTAATGTTGAGCACTGTAATATCAATGCTCCTCCCATTCTTCAATGACATAGGTGGACTTCTTGGAGCATTTGGATTTTGGCCCCTTACAGTGTATTTCCCAGTGGAGATGTACATTATTCAAAAGAGAATACCAAAGTGGAGCACAAAGTGGATCTGCCTCCAAATACTTAGCATGACTTGCCTTTTGATGACTATAGGAGCTGCAGCTGGCTCTATTGCTGGGATTGCCATTGATCTTCGAACTTACAAGCCATTCAAGACCAACTATTGA